From the Saimiri boliviensis isolate mSaiBol1 chromosome X, mSaiBol1.pri, whole genome shotgun sequence genome, one window contains:
- the LOC120361820 gene encoding nuclear RNA export factor 2-like, with the protein MCSTLRKCGTYRTEVAGCHDHGGTFQGRKKGGSPFQDNFDKRNPHYEHGGHELPPSERQENDGCLEMGDVHKDRQLRHTPYSIECSRKLVKWHSEDQIHTTTWRNRKRPERKMMEDTQDGQTRAWFKVTIPYGGKYDKAWLINSIQSHCSVPFTPFDFHYFQNRAHFFVQGASTASALKDVNYTICDDHNRKICIFVNHSTAPFSVKNKLKPSEMELLKLTMDKRYDVSQQALDLQSLRFDPDLTGHDIDIILNRRNCMAATLKIIESNFPELLSLNLCNNKLYQLDGLSDIIEKAPKVTVLNLSKNELKSVWELGKVKGLKLEELWLEGNPLCSTFSDESAYVSAIQDCFPKLLRLDGRALSSATTVDIDSSELMKPCKESCNGSETLKHMVLQFLQQYYSIYDSGDRRGLLGAYHEEACFSVTIPFNTEDSTPKSLSQYLEDSRNMKTLKDPYLREELLKHTKRDIVDFLSALPKTRHDLSSILVDMWYQTKWMLCFSVNGVFKEVEGQSQGSVFAFTRTFITTPGSNSSLCIVNDELFVRDASPQETQSAFSIPVSTPSSSSEPSVSQEQQEMVQAFSAQSGMKLEWSHKCLQDNEWNYTRAGQIFTMLQTEGKIPAEAFK; encoded by the exons atgtgCTCTACTCTAAGGAAGTGTGGGACATACAGAACTGAAG TTGCAGGATGTCATGACCATGGTGGCACttttcaaggaagaaagaaaggtggGAGTCCTTTCCAGGACAATTTTGACAAGAGGAACCCTCATTATGAACACGGTGGGCATGAGCTTCCTCCTTCAGAGCGCCAGGAGAATGATGGATGCTTGGAGATGGGAGATGTCCACAAGGACCGCCAACTAAGACA CACTCCTTATAGCATCGAATGCAGCAGGAAGCTAGTGAAATGGCATAGTGAAGACCAAATCCATACTACcacatggagaaacagaaaacgtCCAGAGAGAAAAATGATGGAGGACACACAAGATGGACAAACGAGGGCCTGGTTCAAGGTCACA ATTCCTTACGGGGGAAAGTATGACAAGGCATGGCTAATCAATTCAATCCAGAGCCATTGCAGTGTCCCCTTCACTCCGTTTGAT TTCCACTACTTCCAAAATCGGGCACACTTCTTTGTGCAAGGTGCTAGTACTGCCTCCGCATTGAAGGATGTCAACTATACGATTTGTGATGACCACAACCGGAAG ATATGTATATTTGTCAATCATTCTACTGCGCCCTTCTCTGTGAAGAATAAGTTGAAGCCAAGCGAAATGGAGTTGCTGAAG CTGACCATGGACAAACGATATGATGTCTCCCAGCAAGCTCTTGATCTCCAAAGTCTCCGCTTTGACCCAG ACTTGACGGGCCATGATATTGATATAATCCTGAATCGAAGAAACTGCATGGCTGCCACTCTGAAGATCATTGAATCGAATTTCCCTGAG CTACTGTCCTTGAACTTGTGCAACAACAAACTGTACCAGCTGGATGGCCTGTCTGACATTATAGAGAAGGCCCCCAAAGTCACGGTCCTGAACCTCTCCAAAAATGAG CTGAAGTCGGTGTGGGAGTTGGGCAAGGTGAAAGGGCTGAAGCTCGAAGAGCTGTGGCTAGAAGGGAACCCCTTGTGCAGCACCTTCTCTGACGAGTCCGCCTATGTAAG TGCCATCCAGGATTGTTTCCCCAAGTTGTTACGCCTG GACGGCCGAGCATTATCCTCAGCAACAACTGTTGACATTGACAGCTCTGAGTTAATGAAACCCTGCAAG GAAAGCTGTAATGGATCTGAGACCCTAAAGCATATGGTCCTGCAGTTCCTGCAGCA GTATTACTCGATCTATGACTCTGGAGATAGACGGGGTCTCCTTGGTGCTTACCATGAGGAGGCCTGCTTCTCCGTGACAATTCCCTTCAACACTGAGGACTCAACTCC GAAGAGCTTGAGCCAGTACTTGGAGGATAGCAGGAATATGAAAACACTCAAGGACCCCT ACCTGAGGGAGGAACTGCTGAAACATACAAAACGTGACATTGTGGACTTCCTCAGTGCGTTGCCCAAGACTCGGCATGACCTCAGCTCCATCCTGGTGGACATGTGGTACCAGACG AAATGGATGCTCTGCTTTTCTGTCAACGGGGTGTTCAAGGAGG TGGAAGGACAGTCTCAGGGTTCTGTTTTCGCCTTCACCCGGACCTTCATCACTACCCCTGGTAGCAATTCCAG TCTGTGCATCGTGAATGATGAGCTGTTTGTGAGGGATGCCAGCCCCCAAGAGACTCAGAGTGCCTTCTCCATCCCAGTGTCCACACCCTCCTCCAGCTCTGAGCCCTCCGTCTCCCAGGAGCAGCAGGAAATGGTGCAGGCTTTCTCTGCCCAGTCTGGGATGAAGCTGGAATGGTCTCATAA GTGCCTTCAGGACAATGAGTGGAACTACACCAGAGCTGGTCAGATCTTCACTATGCTCCAG ACTGAGGGCAAGATCCCAGCAGAGGCCTTCAAGTAG